Within Dysosmobacter sp. Marseille-Q4140, the genomic segment GCAAATTCTCAGCAGACTCCGGAAGACCCAAAGACGAAACACACCTCACTCTGATGAGCAACACGAGAACAAGCGTTTTGGTAAGAACCAGAGCAGACGTCTGCGTGTACCTGATGTTTTATGGATTGGCAAACCTGAGTTTCCCATTACCCCAGCATTGTTCCCAAGCTTCCGAACGGTAACCGAAGAAAGCAAGAGGTAAGCAGTATTGGAAAATCCGATCCAGGAGTAGACCCCCCGTTCGTCGTTGGAGCGAGCGGGGGGTTGTGTTATGAATGGGGGACCGATCAGTGCCTGCGGTGGCCGTCTGTTTGACACGGCCTGCCGGAGGTTTGTTTTTTATAAGGGGAAAAGGCGGAAGGTGAGATGAATGGGGGCAAAGCTGCTGAGCAGAGGAGGGCGTTCCCGCCTGCGGCGATAAGCAGGCGCCTGCCTTGGCTAGGTTCCGCTTTTCCTGCATATGCCGCGGTTTTTCGCTGACAGAGAGCAGCCCGAGGATATGAAAGAACAAAACAGCACCCGACCGGATCACCGGTTGGGCGCTGCGGCTTTGCATGGGGTGGGCGATTACGGGAAGGACTACCCTATAGGCTTGTTGGCCGCGGAAGTACTCTGCCCTCTCTCCGTCGGGATCCAGAGATCTTCGTCAGCAAGTATTTTACAAAAAACACAGCGGTCCGGACCATTCGGTCCGGGCCGCCGCGGCACTATACAAAACGCGAAGGCGTTTCTTACTTGTGATCCACAGAGGACATGTAGCGGATCAGGTCCACCATCTTGTTGGAGTAGCCGCACTCGTTGTCGTACCAGGAGACGACCTTCACGAAGGTGTCGGTCAGAGCGATGCCGGCCTTCTTGTCGAAGATGGAGGTGCGGGGATCGCCCAGGAAGTCGGAGGAGACAACGTCCTCGTCGGTGTAACCCAGAACGCCCTTCAGCTCGCCCTCGGAGGCGGCCTTCATGGCCTCGCAGATCTGCTCATAGGTGGCGGGCTTAGCCAGCTTGGCGGTCAGGTCCACGACGGACACGTCCAGGGTGGGAACGCGCATGGACATACCGGTCAGCTTGCCGTTGAGCTCGGGGATAACCTTGCCCACGGCCTTGGCGGCGCCGGTGGAGGAGGGGATGATGTTGCCGGTAGCGGCACGGCCGCCGCGCCAGTCCTTCAGGGAAGCGCCGTCCAGCAGCTTCTGGGTGGGAGTGACGGAGTGCACGGTGGTCATCAGGCCTTCCACGATGCCGAAGTTCTCATGCAGGACCTTGGCGATGGGAGCCAGGCAGTTGGTGGTGCAGGAGGCGTTGGACACGAAGGTCATGTCGGAGGTGTACTTGGTGTGGTTGACGCCCATGACGAACATCGGGGTGTCGTCCTTGGAGGGGGCACCCATGACGACGTGCTTGGCGCCGGCGTCGATGTGGCCCTGGCACAGGTCCTTGCTCAGGTGCTTGCCGGTGCACTCGCAGATATACTCAGCGCCCACAGAGGCCCAGGGAATGTCCTTGACGTCCATGGCGGTGAACACGGGATACTTCTTGCCGTTGACGATCAGAGCGCCGTCCTCGGAAGAGACCTCGCCGGGGAACTTGCCGTGCACGCTGTCGTACTTGAGCATATAGGCCATATACTCGGGGTTCATGAAGGGATCGTTCAGGCCGACGACCTCCACGTCGTCCCGGTTCAGGGCAGCGCGGAAGACCAGACGGCCGATGCGGCCAAAGCCATTGATGCCGATTTTGGTGTTCATAATGGAAAGACTCCTTTCACAAATACGGGTACGCCTCCTCGGCGTCCATTTGAAACGATTGCGCAAACGTTTCATGTAATCGTTTATATTGGTATACTAGCATACTGTTTGATATTTGACAATCGTCATTTCTGATAACATTTTTGAAGGTTGGTTGTGAATATTTAATAATAAAACCACGAAAAACCAAAAAAATCCCGGACTGAAGGGGAAAAAGGCCTTGACGGCGGAGAAAAGCTGTCCTATACTGGAGTAGCTAATTGTTTACGCAAGGTAACACATCTTTGCGCAAAGAAGGAAGAGGTCCATGAAAGTTACGATTTCGGATGTGGCCAAGCTGGCGGGGGTCTCCACCGCCACGGTCTCCCACACCATCAACAACACCCGTTACGTCTCCAATGAGACCAAGGAGAAGGTCTACAAGGCCATTGCGGAGCTGGGCTACACGCCGGACGCCTCCGCCCGCAGCTTCCGCACCGGAAAGAAGCGGACCATCGGCTTTATTGTGCCCGATATCGCCAATAAATTCTTCGCCACCATGATCGAGGCGGTGGAAAATTATCTCTCCGCCCACGGCTATCAGCTGATCATCGCCAACACCAAGGAGAATATGGAGCGGGAAGAGACCAACATCCGCCTGCTGACCGCCGGGCTGGTGGACGGACTGCTGATCGCCAGCACCATGGATGATTTCCAGCGCTTTGACGCGCTGATCCCCGCCGGCTTCCCGGTGGTGCTGGTGGACCGGACCTTCCCGGCGAAGAAGTACTCCTCCATCTGCGTGTCCAACTTCCAGCCCATTTACCGCAGTGTCTGCCGCCTGGCGGGAAAGGGCGACCGCCGCATCGGCATCATCGGCGGCCTGCCCCGCCTGTCCACCACCACGGAGCGCATCTCCGCCTATCAGCAGGCCATGGCCGACTGCGGACTGCCGGAGGATCCGGATCTGATCCGCTACGGCGACTCCATGGAAAAGAGCGCCGCCGGCTGCCTGGAGGAGCTGCTGGACCGCCAGTGCGACGCCATCATCGTCTGCCAGGGCCTCATGGCCTCGGAGACCATTATCTACCTGCACCAGAAGGGCATCCAGCTGGCCCAGGACATCGACCTAGTCAGCTTTGTGGACTACGACTCCGACGTCTACGCGCTCTATGCCGACCAGATGGACACCATCATCCAGCCGGTGGAGGAGTTGGGCGAGGCCGCCGGGGAGCAGATCCTCCGCCGGGTGGAGGAGCCGGATGCTCCTATCTTTGAAAAGGTGCTGACCTCCGCCTACAAGCCCTATAACCAGACCCGCTCCTGGACCCACTCGGAGCGCTGAGAGAGGAAAGACGCCCCCGCTGCTTTCGCAGCGGGGGCGTTTGATGCATTTGGACCGCTCAGGCGGCAAAGCGCAGGTGGAACCGGGCGCCGGCCTCGCCGGCAAAGACCACCATGCCGCCCTCCGGCAGCGTCACGGCGCCGGTGTCACCCAGCACGGAGGAGGCGGCCACCTTGCCGGAGGCGTCGTAGACCCAGAAGCCGGCGTCCTCCGGCGCCTGGACCGTCATGGTCTTTCCGGCGGCGGAGCCCACCTGATACCAGCGGGCGTAGCCGTCGGGCTGGATGGTGGAGTAGGCCCAGCCGGAGCCGGTGAAGAGCTGCGGCGCGCCGGAGGCCTCCATGTAGACGCTGCCCCGGACGGTGAGCCAGGTGACGCCGTCCCGGACCTGACGGGTGTAGTCCATGCCGTCCCGGCCGCCCACGCCGGGCAGGGCCACGGCAAAGAGGGCGCTGGTCTCATCCGCGATCCGGTCCGGTCCCAGATAGCCCGGAATGGGCGCAGAGGCCTCGGCGGCGGTCTCGCTGAGGGACAGGTAGACCTGGGAGCTGTATTTCTCAGTCATGGGCAGGATGCTCATGGTGAGGACCTGGTCCCACAGGGCCTGGACCTCCTCCGTCACTGCGTTGTCCGGCAGCTTCACCGCCGCGTAGTTGGACACCGGCAGCGCCCCCAGGCCCGGCAGGGCGGAGACGGCCTTCTGATAGAGGTAGATCTCCCCGTTGTCCTCCTTCACGAAGGACAGCGCGGCGGTGCCGGTGGCATCCCGGAAGGTGCCGTCGGCGCAGTAGGTGAAGGTCTGGGCCGGGACCATGGTGGGATAGGTGGGGCAGGTCATGGTGAGCGTGCCGTCGTCGGCCAGCTCGATGTGGTACTGGAGGGAGGTGGAGCCGTAGTACCCGGCGTACTGCTTCAGCTCCGCCGGCAGGGGAGCGGGCTCCGCCTCCGGCAGGGCGGGGATGGTCTGGTCCACGCTCACGCCCTCCTCCGCCAGGGCGGCGGCCAGGATCTGCGTGGCGGCCAGCTGGTTATAGGTGGAGGTGCCGCCGGAGGTGACCACCGCCGCCGCCATGCCGTACTCCGGCAGCACCACCAGGGCGGCGTGATAGCGCAGGGTGTCGCCGCCCTTGGTCAGGGCGGTGATATCGCTCTGGCAGAAGGGGAACCCCTCCACGTTGTCCCAGCCCAGGCCGTAGGCCAGGGTATCCAGGGTGTCGTCGGGCCAGATGCCGCGGCTGTACTCGGGATAGGCCATGGCCTCCAGGGAGGACTCCTTGAGCAGCTTGGTGCCGGTCAGGGCGCCGCCGAAGGATGCCAGATCCGAGGCGGTGGCGTACAGGCCGCCGGCGCCTATGGCGTTCAGGGAGTCCACCGGCAGGGCCTCGGTGCTGCTGCCGGAGTAGGTCTTGGCCAGTCGGGCGGTGTCGAAGTCGCCGCCGGGGGCGTAGGTGTCGTCCAGACCGATGGGGTCCAGGATGTACCGGTCCACGTAATCCATGAAGTCCATGCCGCTGACGGCCTCCACCACCAGCTCCGCCAGGGTGAAGCCGTCGTTGCAGTAGACGCTGTACGCGCCGGGATCGGCGATGAGCCGCTGGGTGGACAGGGCCTCCAGCAGACCGTCGGTGGCGGAGGGGTCGGCGTCGTCAAAGAGGATGGCGCCGGCCAGGCCCGTGCCCATGATGCCGGAGGAGTGGTTCAGCAGCATCCGGACGGTGATGTCCTTGTAGCGGCTGTCGGCCATCCGGAAGTCCTTGAGGTAGCGGGTCACCGGGGCGTCCAGGGACACTTTGCCCTGTTCCGCCAGCTGCATCACCGCCACGGTGGTGTAGATCTTGCTGACGGAGCCGATGCCGTAGAGGTTGTCCTCGGTCAGAGCCCGGTTTTCCGTCTTGGAGTAGACGCCGCTGGCGCCGGTGTCGGTGACGGCGCCGTCCTGCCACAGGGCATACTGGATGCTGACGGCACCGCCGAAGGTGGCCGCGGCGGCGATGGCCTCCTCCACCGGATCCGCGGTGGTCTCCTCCGCGGCGGCGGAGACCGTCAGGCTCAGGGCCAGGGTCAGCGCCAACAGCAGGGCGCTCCAACGGGTTCGCTGCTTCATATGTGTTCTTCCTTTCCTGCCCCGCAGGGCGTATGGCCGGCAGCCGGCCTGTTTCTGCTTTCTAGGATATACCCTCCCCCAGGGGGAAGGTCAAGTAAAAGTTTTCACCGGGACGGTCCGGATCGCCCCCGGTCCTCACGGAGACCGGAACTGCCGACAGTTTAAAACAACTTATTCAAAAGGTCAATAGAACAATCTGTACTTGACTATACTGACAGCGGTGATGGAGATGGAGACACGGCGATTTGAGCGGATTCGGGCCCTCCGGGAGGACGCGGACCTGACCCATGCGGCGGTGGGGCGGGCCATCAATGTGCCCCAGCGGACCTATGCCTATTATGAGAGCGGACAGCGGATGCTCCCGCCCCAGGTGCTCTGTGCCCTGGCAGACTTCTACGGCGTCAGCGTGGATGATCTGCTGGGTCGGACGGACGTCCGGGAGACGAACCGATAGAAAGACGCCCTCCGGCGCGATTCTTCGCGCCGGAGGGCGTTCTGCTTATCTTCTCCGTCCGGTCCGCAATGACACGGCGCAGCAGACCATACCCACGACGCCCAGGCCAAGGCACAGCCCCAGCATGGCGCCGCAGCCGCCCCAGTCCACGGCATAGCCCGCCAGGAGGTTGCCGAACATGGCCCCCAGGCCGTTGGAGGCCATCATCATCACCGACTGGCCCTGGATCCGGTCCGCCTGGGACACGTTTTCGTTGGCGTAGTATACCGAGGCGGGGGTGAACAGGCCGTAGCCCAGCATCTGGACCGGCTGGACCGCCAGCAGCCACCACAGGTCCGGCGCCAGCAGGAAGAAGAGCGGCTTGAGCCCCATGAACACCACGGACAGCGCCAGAGTTCCGCCGCTGCCCAGCCTCCGGTGCAGGGCCGGGAACAGCAGGGCTGCCGGCAGCTCCGAGGCGGCCATCAAAAACAGGGCCAGGCCCAGATGGCTCTCGTCGCCGCCCTGCTCGCCTACCAGGGAGACCATGAAGCTGACGATGGGCATGACCGCCGCCAGGGCGAAAAACACCGCCGCCAGCATCCAGGCAAAGGAGCGGCTGGAGCGGATCAGATACCACACGGAGTGGGGCCGCTCCCCCTCGGCCAGCGGCGGCAGCGCCTCCTGGGGGAAGGCCGGAAAGGCGGCGGAGACCAGGATCATCAGTATCAGCAGGCCCAGGTGGGTCCACAGCAGCGTCTCCACCCCCAGGGCCGCCGCCTGCCGTCCCAGCAGCACGCAGGACACGGCATAGGACAAAGACCCGAGACCCCGGCACAGACTGTACCGTATCTCCAGCCCCACGCTGATAAACTGCACCGCCATGGAGTCCAGCAGGGGATAGGCGTTGAGTTCCAGCACGCCCAGGGCCAGGAAGATGGCCGCCATGCCCCAGAAGCCGGGACGGGCGGCGATCAGCACGCCGTTGACGGCCAGGGCTGCCAGCAGGCACACCACCAGAATCCGTTTCAGAGGCACCGTCCGGTGCCGGTCGGCCCAGCTGCCGATCAGGGGCTGGGCAAAGATCCCCGCCAGACACCGGATGGCCACAAAGACCCCGGCGTCCGCGCTGGAAAAGCCGCGGTTCAGCACCAGGGCGGTCTGGTATCCGGCAAAGGCTGCGAACATGGCCCAGTAGACCAGGTGCAGCAGGATGTACAGCCCGTTGAGCCGCCGCAGGGAGGGAAACGCGCTCACGTCCGTGCCCCCCAGGCGGTCAGCGCCCCCAGCAGGGGCTCGAAGTCCACGCCCTCCCGCATGGGCAGGCCCTCCGCTGCCGTCCGCTCCGCGCAGAGCTTCACGAAATCCACGGCGGCCCGGGCGGCCTCGGTCAGGCTGGCGCCCTGAACCAGGGCGCCGGTGAGGACACTGGCGAACACGTCTCCAGTGCCGTGGAATTCCCGGGGCACCCGCTCCGTCTGGACGGTGTGGACGCGGCCGTCGGCGGCGTCAAAGCACACGGCGCCGGTGGCGTCCTCTCCGGCGGCGGCACCGGTCAGCACCACGGAGCGCCGGCCCTCCAGGCTCAGCTTTTCCACGATCTCCCGGCAGCCGGCCTCTCCGGCGGGCAGGTCCTCGTAGGGGATGCCCAGCAGCAGGGCTGCCTCGGTGAGGTTGGGGGTGATGACGTCGGCCTGGGCGGCCAGGTGGGCGGTGCCGGCGCACATGGCAGGGGTGTAGGTCTGGTAGACCTTCCCATGGTCGCCCATGACCGGGTCCACCACCACGATGGTGCCGTCGGCGCGGAAGTTTTGGATAAAGTCCTCCACAATGCCGATCTGCCGCTCGCTGCCCAGAAAGCCGCTGTACAGGGCCCGGAAGCCCAGATCCAGCTGCTTCCAGTGGGCGGCCACCTTGGGCATCTCGTCGGTCATGTCCAGGAAGGTGAAGCCCTCGAACCCGCCGGTATGGGTGGAGAGAAAAGCAGTGGGCAGGGGGCAGCACTGGACGCCCATGGCGGAGAGGATGGGGATGGCCACGGTCAATGAGCAGCGGCCGAAGCCGGACATATCGTGGATGGCGGCGACGCGGGGTGTCATCATGGCGGATTTCCTCTTTTCAGCAGAAAACTTCGTAACGGGTCCTATTTTAACGCAGTTTTGCCTATTGTTCAAGAGTAGGGAATGTGTTATACTGCACATATCCCGGCGCCCGGCCCATCCGCGGACGAGCCGTTCTGCCGGAGACCGCCGCCGTGATCCGCGCCTGTGATGGAATTGGTAGACATGCGAGATTTAGGTGCTGTCACCTCAGTGAAGAAATTTGCGTAAAAATAGCGGCAGGATGTTCCTGCTGCTCATATATGCGGGTATGATGAAATTGGTAAACATGCTGGATTTAGGTTCCAGTGCCGCAAGGCTTGTGGGTTCGAGTCCCACTACCCGTACCATGTTTTTTGTCTGGCCGCTTTCCCCCTCTCTTTCAGCAAGGTTTCCGGAAGCAGCGGCTAATACGGCTGCCCTTGACGGACTCAGGGATTTCGGGTAAAATAGGCGGAATTAGAAATCCTATTGATACAATATAAGAGGAGTTGAGATGCCAATATGGCGACATCCTTTATTGACAAGGCCCGGATCACCGTCCGGGCAGGCAACGGCGGCAACGGCGCGGTGGCCTTCCACCGGGAGAAATACGTGGCCGCCGGCGGCCCCGACGGCGGCGACGGCGGCAAGGGCGGCTCCATCATTTTGCAGGGTGGACGACAACATGTCCACCCTGATGGACTTCCGCTACAAGCGCAAATATGTGGCCCCCAACGGTGCCGACGGCATGGGCGGCCGCAAGTCCGGCAAGGACGGCGCCAGCCTTACCATCAGGGTTCCCCGGGGCACCCTGGTCCGGGACGCCGAGTCCGGCGAGATCATCAAGGATATGTCCGACAGCGAGCCCTACGTCCTGTGCAGGGGCGGCCGGGGCGGCTGGGGCAATATGCACTTCGCCACCCCCACCCGGCAGGTGCCCCGCTTCGCCAAGGCGGGACTGCCCGGTGAGAGCCACGACGTGCTGCTGGAGCTGAAGCTCCTGGCGGACGTGGGCCTGATCGGTTTCCCCAACGTGGGTAAATCCACCCTGCTGTCCGTGGTGTCCAAGGCGCAGCCCAAGATCGCCAACTACCACTTCACCACCCTGTACCCCAACCTGGGCGTGGTGTGGGTGGAGGAGGGCGTCTCCTTCGTCATGGCCGACATCCCCGGCATCATCGAGGGCGCCAGCGAGGGCGCGGGCCTGGGCCACGACTTCCTGCGGCACATCGACCGCTGCCGCCTGCTGGTCCATCTGGTGGACGTGTCCGGCAGCGAGGGCCGGGACCCGGTGGCGGACTTCGACGCCATCAACGCAGAGCTGGCCCAGTACAGCCCGGACCTTGCAAAGCGGCCCCAGATCGTCTGCGCCAACAAGTCCGACATCCTGGATCCCGACAGCGACAACCTGACCCGCCTGCGCTCCCATGTGGAGGCCCAGGGCTACACCCTGCTGGAGATCTCCGCGGCGGCCCATCAGGGCACGGCGGAGCTGGTGAAGAAGGTAGCGGAGATGCTCTCCGTCCTGCCGCCCGTCACGGTATACGAGCCGGAGTACGTGCCCAAGCCCCCGGTCATCGACGCCTCCGCCCCGCTGGACATCCAGCGGGCGGACGACGGCACCTGGCTGGTGGAGGGTCCCTGGCTCCAGCGGCTCATGGCCAACGTCAACTTCGCCGACTACGAAAGCCGCATGTGGTTCGATAAGACCCTGCGCCAGTCGGGCCTGTTCCAGCAGCTGGAGGACATGGGCATCCAGGACGGGGACACCGTGTCCATGTACGACTTCGAATTCGAATATCAGCGGTAACGCAACCGGTCCGGCGCCGATGGCGCCGGACCGGTTTTTCACCATTTTCCTGGCAAAATGTGATAAATTTTTCTTTGTATTTTTGTGAAAGCGCCACGAAAAAAATTTTGGTCCTTGACAAATCGGTCTGTTCCGCGTTACACTCACCCCAAATTCACAGCAACAAACCGATGACGCGGACGAGTACACGGGATACCGCCTTTCCAAGAGAGCTGCCGGCGGTGGGATGGCAGCAGAGGAGGCCCCGCCGAATGGACCGCCGAGGGCGGACTGAACGCCGGAAGGCCAGTAAGGACGACGGGCTTTTCCCCCGTTACCAGGGAAAGACGTGTGACGGCACGTCGCCGAGCGGGCGAGATCTTCGCCAAATTGGGTGGCACCGCAGAAGTTTTCAGACTTTTGTCCCAAGGAACCATTGGATGGGTCCTTGCGGGACGAAGGTCTTTTTTCTTTCCCCCAGGGGCCCCGGAATCGAAAGGAGAATCCCCATGACATTCGAAAAAATCCCCTACAAGATCTACCTGTCTGAAGACGAGCTGCCCCGGAATTGGTACAATGTGCGGGCCGATATGAAGAATAAGCCCGCTCCCCTGCTGAATCCCGCCACCGGCGCCCCCATGGGCTACGAGGACCTGCGCCCCGTGTTCTGCGACGAGCTGATCCGCCAGGAGCTCAACAACGATGACCGGGAGATCCCCATTCCCCAGGAGATCCGGGACTTCTACAAGATGTACCGGCCCGCGCCCCTGATCCGCGCCTACTGCCTGGAGGAAAAGCTCCAGACTCCCGCCAAGATCTACTACAAGTTCGAGGGCAACAACACCTCCGGCTCCCACAAGCTCAACTCCGCCATTGCCCAGGCCTACTACGCCAAGAACCAGGGCCTCAAGGGCGTCACCACTGAGACCGGCGCCGGCCAGTGGGGCACGGCCCTCTCCATGGCCTGTTCCTATCTGGGCCTGGACTGCCAGGTGTACATGGTGAAGGTCAGCTACGAGCAAAAGCCCTTCCGCCGGGAGGTCATGCGGACCTACGGCGCCGCCGTCACCCCCTCCCCCTCCGAGACCACCAACGTGGGCCGGGCCATTTTGAAGGCCCATCCCGGCACCACCGGCTCTCTGGGCTGCGCCATTTCCGAGGCCGTGGAGGCCGCCGCCAGCCAGCCAGGCTACCGCTACGTGCTGGGCAGCGTTTTGAACCAGGTGCTGCTGCACCAGTCCATCATCGGCCTGGAGGCCAAAGCAGCCCTGGACAAGTACAACGTGACCCCCGATATCATCATCGGCTGTGCCGGCGGCGGCAGCAATCTGGGCGGATTGATCTCCCCCTTTATGGGCGAGAAGCTCCGGGGTGAGAAGGACTATCGCTTCATCGCCGTGGAGCCCGCCTCCTGCCCCAGCCTCACCCGGGGCAGGTTCGCCTATGACTTCTGCGACACCGGCATGGTCTGCCCCCTGGCCAAGATGTACACCCTGGGCAGCAACTTCATCCCCTCCGCCAATCACGCCGGCGGCCTGCGGTACCACGGCATGAGCCCCGTTCTCTCCCAGCTCTATCACGACGGCTACATGGAGGCCGTGTCCGTGGAACAGACCAAGGTCTTTGAGGCCGCGGAACAGTTCGCCCGGGTGGAGGGCATCCTGCCCGCCCCGGAGTCCAGCCACGCCATCCGGGTGGCCATTGACGAGGCCATGAAGTGCAAGGAGACCGGCGAGGAAAAGACCATTCTCTTCGGCCTCACCGGCACCGGCTACTTCGACATGGTGGCCTATGAGAAGTTCCACAACGGCCAGATGACCGACTATATCCCCTCCGATGAGGAGTTGGAAAA encodes:
- a CDS encoding MFS transporter; translation: MSAFPSLRRLNGLYILLHLVYWAMFAAFAGYQTALVLNRGFSSADAGVFVAIRCLAGIFAQPLIGSWADRHRTVPLKRILVVCLLAALAVNGVLIAARPGFWGMAAIFLALGVLELNAYPLLDSMAVQFISVGLEIRYSLCRGLGSLSYAVSCVLLGRQAAALGVETLLWTHLGLLILMILVSAAFPAFPQEALPPLAEGERPHSVWYLIRSSRSFAWMLAAVFFALAAVMPIVSFMVSLVGEQGGDESHLGLALFLMAASELPAALLFPALHRRLGSGGTLALSVVFMGLKPLFFLLAPDLWWLLAVQPVQMLGYGLFTPASVYYANENVSQADRIQGQSVMMMASNGLGAMFGNLLAGYAVDWGGCGAMLGLCLGLGVVGMVCCAVSLRTGRRR
- the gap gene encoding type I glyceraldehyde-3-phosphate dehydrogenase, producing the protein MNTKIGINGFGRIGRLVFRAALNRDDVEVVGLNDPFMNPEYMAYMLKYDSVHGKFPGEVSSEDGALIVNGKKYPVFTAMDVKDIPWASVGAEYICECTGKHLSKDLCQGHIDAGAKHVVMGAPSKDDTPMFVMGVNHTKYTSDMTFVSNASCTTNCLAPIAKVLHENFGIVEGLMTTVHSVTPTQKLLDGASLKDWRGGRAATGNIIPSSTGAAKAVGKVIPELNGKLTGMSMRVPTLDVSVVDLTAKLAKPATYEQICEAMKAASEGELKGVLGYTDEDVVSSDFLGDPRTSIFDKKAGIALTDTFVKVVSWYDNECGYSNKMVDLIRYMSSVDHK
- a CDS encoding beta-lactamase family protein, which produces MKQRTRWSALLLALTLALSLTVSAAAEETTADPVEEAIAAAATFGGAVSIQYALWQDGAVTDTGASGVYSKTENRALTEDNLYGIGSVSKIYTTVAVMQLAEQGKVSLDAPVTRYLKDFRMADSRYKDITVRMLLNHSSGIMGTGLAGAILFDDADPSATDGLLEALSTQRLIADPGAYSVYCNDGFTLAELVVEAVSGMDFMDYVDRYILDPIGLDDTYAPGGDFDTARLAKTYSGSSTEALPVDSLNAIGAGGLYATASDLASFGGALTGTKLLKESSLEAMAYPEYSRGIWPDDTLDTLAYGLGWDNVEGFPFCQSDITALTKGGDTLRYHAALVVLPEYGMAAAVVTSGGTSTYNQLAATQILAAALAEEGVSVDQTIPALPEAEPAPLPAELKQYAGYYGSTSLQYHIELADDGTLTMTCPTYPTMVPAQTFTYCADGTFRDATGTAALSFVKEDNGEIYLYQKAVSALPGLGALPVSNYAAVKLPDNAVTEEVQALWDQVLTMSILPMTEKYSSQVYLSLSETAAEASAPIPGYLGPDRIADETSALFAVALPGVGGRDGMDYTRQVRDGVTWLTVRGSVYMEASGAPQLFTGSGWAYSTIQPDGYARWYQVGSAAGKTMTVQAPEDAGFWVYDASGKVAASSVLGDTGAVTLPEGGMVVFAGEAGARFHLRFAA
- a CDS encoding LacI family DNA-binding transcriptional regulator — encoded protein: MKVTISDVAKLAGVSTATVSHTINNTRYVSNETKEKVYKAIAELGYTPDASARSFRTGKKRTIGFIVPDIANKFFATMIEAVENYLSAHGYQLIIANTKENMEREETNIRLLTAGLVDGLLIASTMDDFQRFDALIPAGFPVVLVDRTFPAKKYSSICVSNFQPIYRSVCRLAGKGDRRIGIIGGLPRLSTTTERISAYQQAMADCGLPEDPDLIRYGDSMEKSAAGCLEELLDRQCDAIIVCQGLMASETIIYLHQKGIQLAQDIDLVSFVDYDSDVYALYADQMDTIIQPVEELGEAAGEQILRRVEEPDAPIFEKVLTSAYKPYNQTRSWTHSER
- a CDS encoding helix-turn-helix transcriptional regulator, whose translation is METRRFERIRALREDADLTHAAVGRAINVPQRTYAYYESGQRMLPPQVLCALADFYGVSVDDLLGRTDVRETNR
- a CDS encoding pyridoxamine kinase, which translates into the protein MMTPRVAAIHDMSGFGRCSLTVAIPILSAMGVQCCPLPTAFLSTHTGGFEGFTFLDMTDEMPKVAAHWKQLDLGFRALYSGFLGSERQIGIVEDFIQNFRADGTIVVVDPVMGDHGKVYQTYTPAMCAGTAHLAAQADVITPNLTEAALLLGIPYEDLPAGEAGCREIVEKLSLEGRRSVVLTGAAAGEDATGAVCFDAADGRVHTVQTERVPREFHGTGDVFASVLTGALVQGASLTEAARAAVDFVKLCAERTAAEGLPMREGVDFEPLLGALTAWGART
- a CDS encoding TrpB-like pyridoxal phosphate-dependent enzyme translates to MTFEKIPYKIYLSEDELPRNWYNVRADMKNKPAPLLNPATGAPMGYEDLRPVFCDELIRQELNNDDREIPIPQEIRDFYKMYRPAPLIRAYCLEEKLQTPAKIYYKFEGNNTSGSHKLNSAIAQAYYAKNQGLKGVTTETGAGQWGTALSMACSYLGLDCQVYMVKVSYEQKPFRREVMRTYGAAVTPSPSETTNVGRAILKAHPGTTGSLGCAISEAVEAAASQPGYRYVLGSVLNQVLLHQSIIGLEAKAALDKYNVTPDIIIGCAGGGSNLGGLISPFMGEKLRGEKDYRFIAVEPASCPSLTRGRFAYDFCDTGMVCPLAKMYTLGSNFIPSANHAGGLRYHGMSPVLSQLYHDGYMEAVSVEQTKVFEAAEQFARVEGILPAPESSHAIRVAIDEAMKCKETGEEKTILFGLTGTGYFDMVAYEKFHNGQMTDYIPSDEELEKSFSQLPKVPALD